The Cloeon dipterum chromosome X, ieCloDipt1.1, whole genome shotgun sequence genome includes a window with the following:
- the cu gene encoding nocturnin isoform X3 — translation MEKYKLHKRIILSRMGSFTSAPKILNQDLQDSEVHFPERLSRDQLLERCRREQRHLPVKRAFRPCASGAASRGLQDGVRLLRWNVVSKRCGEAAASPHHIRVLQWNVLSQALGEMNDNFACCPDEALQWSARRYQIVEEIIEYCPDIICLQEVDHFKFLSGALATQGYTGMFFPKPDSPCLYIQGNNGPDGCAIFYRTDKFDLLNSESRVLEVWSVQSNQVALLVNLRIKETGREVCVATTHLKARNGALLSTLREEQGKDLLRFVEERRQDRPLVLCGDFNAEPIEPVYKSIMTHSSGLGSAYANAHGGQEPPYTTWKVRESEGEVCHTIDYVFFSQREFAVDAVLDFPTGEEIGLGRIPSFIYPSDHFSLVCDLSFREQRGMSL, via the exons ATGGAGAAATACAAGCTGCACAAGCGTATCATTCTATCCAG GATGGGCAGCTTCACGTCGGCGCCCAAGATCCTGAACCAGGACCTGCAGGACAGCGAGGTGCACTTCCCGGAGCGGCTGTCGCGCGACCAGTTGCTCGAGAGGTGCCGTCGCGAGCAGCGCCACTTGCCCGTCAAGCGAGCCTTCCGGCCGTGCGCCTCGGGGGCGGCCAGCCGCGGCCTCCAGGACGGCGTGCGCCTGCTCCGCTGGAACGTGGTCAGCAAGCGGTGCGGAGAGGCCGCCGCCAGCCCGCACCACATCAGGGTGCTCCAGTGGAACGTACTCTCGCAGG CTTTGGGAGAAATGAACGACAACTTCGCCTGCTGCCCCGACGAGGCCCTGCAGTGGTCCGCTAGGCGCTACCAAATTGTCGAGGAAATCATCGAGTATTGCCCTGACATCATTTGCCTGCAG GAAGTGGACCATTTCAAATTCCTGAGCGGCGCCCTCGCCACTCAGGGCTACACGGGCATGTTCTTCCCAAAGCCGGACTCGCCTTGCCTCTACATCCAGGGCAACAACGGCCCTGACGGCTGCGCCATCTTCTACAGAACGGACAAATTCGACTTACTGAACAGCGAGAGCCGCGTTTTGGAAGTCTGGAGTGTCCAAAGCAATCAG GTGGCGCTTTTGGTCAATCTTCGCATAAAAGAGACCGGGCGCGAAGTATGCGTGGCAACGACGCACCTGAAGGCGCGCAACGGCGCCCTGCTGTCCACCCTGAGGGAGGAGCAGGGCAAGGACCTGCTGCGCTTTGTCGAGGAGCGGCGGCAGGATAGGCCGTTGGTGCTGTGCGGGGACTTCAATGCCGAGCCCATCGAACCCGTCTACAAAAGCATCATGACGCATTCTTCTGGACTGGGCAGTGCCTACGCGAATGCACACGGCGGACAGGAACCTCCGTACACTACTTGGAAG gtaCGTGAGAGTGAAGGTGAGGTGTGCCACACGATAGACTATGTCTTCTTTTCGCAAAGAGAATTTGCCGTTGACGCAGTTCTCGACTTCCCGACGGGTGAGGAGATTGGTCTCGGAAGGATACCATCATTTATCTACCCTTCAGACCACTTCTCGTTAGTGTGTGACCTCAGTTTCAGGGAGCAACGGGGAATGAGCTTGTAG
- the cu gene encoding nocturnin isoform X4 has translation MGSFTSAPKILNQDLQDSEVHFPERLSRDQLLERCRREQRHLPVKRAFRPCASGAASRGLQDGVRLLRWNVVSKRCGEAAASPHHIRVLQWNVLSQALGEMNDNFACCPDEALQWSARRYQIVEEIIEYCPDIICLQEVDHFKFLSGALATQGYTGMFFPKPDSPCLYIQGNNGPDGCAIFYRTDKFDLLNSESRVLEVWSVQSNQVALLVNLRIKETGREVCVATTHLKARNGALLSTLREEQGKDLLRFVEERRQDRPLVLCGDFNAEPIEPVYKSIMTHSSGLGSAYANAHGGQEPPYTTWKVRESEGEVCHTIDYVFFSQREFAVDAVLDFPTGEEIGLGRIPSFIYPSDHFSLVCDLSFREQRGMSL, from the exons ATGGGCAGCTTCACGTCGGCGCCCAAGATCCTGAACCAGGACCTGCAGGACAGCGAGGTGCACTTCCCGGAGCGGCTGTCGCGCGACCAGTTGCTCGAGAGGTGCCGTCGCGAGCAGCGCCACTTGCCCGTCAAGCGAGCCTTCCGGCCGTGCGCCTCGGGGGCGGCCAGCCGCGGCCTCCAGGACGGCGTGCGCCTGCTCCGCTGGAACGTGGTCAGCAAGCGGTGCGGAGAGGCCGCCGCCAGCCCGCACCACATCAGGGTGCTCCAGTGGAACGTACTCTCGCAGG CTTTGGGAGAAATGAACGACAACTTCGCCTGCTGCCCCGACGAGGCCCTGCAGTGGTCCGCTAGGCGCTACCAAATTGTCGAGGAAATCATCGAGTATTGCCCTGACATCATTTGCCTGCAG GAAGTGGACCATTTCAAATTCCTGAGCGGCGCCCTCGCCACTCAGGGCTACACGGGCATGTTCTTCCCAAAGCCGGACTCGCCTTGCCTCTACATCCAGGGCAACAACGGCCCTGACGGCTGCGCCATCTTCTACAGAACGGACAAATTCGACTTACTGAACAGCGAGAGCCGCGTTTTGGAAGTCTGGAGTGTCCAAAGCAATCAG GTGGCGCTTTTGGTCAATCTTCGCATAAAAGAGACCGGGCGCGAAGTATGCGTGGCAACGACGCACCTGAAGGCGCGCAACGGCGCCCTGCTGTCCACCCTGAGGGAGGAGCAGGGCAAGGACCTGCTGCGCTTTGTCGAGGAGCGGCGGCAGGATAGGCCGTTGGTGCTGTGCGGGGACTTCAATGCCGAGCCCATCGAACCCGTCTACAAAAGCATCATGACGCATTCTTCTGGACTGGGCAGTGCCTACGCGAATGCACACGGCGGACAGGAACCTCCGTACACTACTTGGAAG gtaCGTGAGAGTGAAGGTGAGGTGTGCCACACGATAGACTATGTCTTCTTTTCGCAAAGAGAATTTGCCGTTGACGCAGTTCTCGACTTCCCGACGGGTGAGGAGATTGGTCTCGGAAGGATACCATCATTTATCTACCCTTCAGACCACTTCTCGTTAGTGTGTGACCTCAGTTTCAGGGAGCAACGGGGAATGAGCTTGTAG
- the LOC135946724 gene encoding sensory neuron membrane protein 1-like, which produces MCTKIVIAGSVSGLGVILVALGAGLGWGLFPSIIEDEVIKNIVLTNTSMSYENWQKLPQPMEFQVHIMEVENPEEVHSTGAKPKMREKGPYVYLEYKEKENIQFSEDGNIVEYEQRTFFEYSPELSGPTLSEDDEVSVLNAALMGVLLTPDIEDDGVQLTGLAAGFNFLFDNPESVFTKVKVRDLLFDGILIKCQGSEAITANIFWKFVCIEMKRQFDNGLLPPAIRYDDESKNFFYSFFYHKSNKTDGHFKVLTGKTDVKKVGEIVEWEYEPTLKFWSGDECNAIKGSDATIFSPFMDKETKIYVFATDLCRSIYLSYDKEISHEGISGYRYVVDALQLGNLSSRPENYCFCPPNGACLKEGAMDLFPCFNGPVILSMPHFYQAPDYEIMVENLTPSKEKHQIYLDIETLSGAPLGAGRRVQFNMMIKKIRNFDITKNLPVAVVPLIWVNEGLTLNEENTNLLKDELISKLIIVDGVRWGLIGVGCAVFVAGAALFFVWRGSFKKPSKKQTKRRRST; this is translated from the exons ATGTGCACCAAGATCGTGATTGCTGGCTCCGTGTCCGGCCTAGGGGTTATCCTAGTCGCGCTCGGCGCCGGTTTGGGATGGGGCTTGTTCCCGTCCATCATCGAAGATGAAGTCATCAAG AATATAGTCCTTACCAACACAAGCATGTCCTACGAGAATTGGCAAAAACTACCGCAGCCCATGGAATTCCAGGTGCACATCATGGAAGTGGAAAATCCGGAAGAAGTGCACTCAACCGGCGCAAAACCAAAGATGAGAGAAAAAGGCCCTTACGTGTAtct TGAGtacaaagaaaaggaaaacatCCAATTCAGCGAAGACGGAAACATAGTCGAGTACGAGCagagaacattttttgaatataGTCCTGAGCTCTCGGGTCCCACTCTGAGTGAAGATGACGAAGTCTCAGTGCTCAATGCAGCTTTAATG gggGTGCTTTTAACTCCCGATATCGAGGACGATGGAGTGCAACTGACAGGATTGGCAGCGGgcttcaatttcctttttgatAATCCGGAATCCGTCTTCACGAAGGTCAAGGTTCGCGACCTTTTGTTCGACGGAATTTTGATCAAGTGCCAGGGCAGCGAGGCCATTACGGCCaacattttttggaaatttgtttgcatCGAGATGAAAAGACAATTCGACAATGGATTATTGCCACCCGCAATCCGTTATGACGATGAGAGCAAAAACTTCTTCTACTCTTTCTTCTACCAC AAAAGCAACAAAACAGACGGCCACTTTAAGGTGCTGACTGGCAAGACGGATGTGAAGAAAGTCGGGGAGATTGTCGAGTGGGAATACGAGCCGACCCTGAAGTTTTGGTCTGGGGATGAGTGCAACGCTATCAAAGGAAGCGACGCCACTATTTTTTCACCCTTTATGGACAAGGAAACTAAAATCTACGTGTTCGCTACTGATTTGTGCAG GAGCATTTATCTGAGCTATGACAAAGAAATCAGCCACGAGGGCATAAGTGGCTACCGCTACGTCGTGGACGCGTTGCAGCTTGGTAACTTGTCTTCCCGGCCGGAAAATTACTGCTTCTGTCCTCCAAACGGAGCATGTCTCAAGGAGGGAGCCATGGATCTATTTCCTTGTTTCA atgggCCTGTGATTCTTTCCATGCCTCACTTTTATCAAGCGCCAGACTACGAAATAATGGTTGAAAACCTCACTCCCAGCAAGGAGAAACATCAAATTTACCTCGATATCGAAAcg CTCTCTGGCGCTCCTCTTGGCGCCGGCCGAAGGGTGCAGTTTAACATGATGATCAAGAAGATACGAAACTTTGACATCACCAAAAATCTGCCTGTGGCCGTTGTCCCTCTCATCTGGGTGAACGAAGGCTTGACCCTGAACGAGGAGAACACCAACCTTTTAAAAGACGAGCTCATCAGCAAGCTCATCATCGTGGACGGCGTCCGTTGGGGGTTGATTGGAGTAGGGTGCGCTGTCTTTGTCGCTGGAGCGGCCCTCTTCTTTGTCTG GCGAGGCTCCTTCAAGAAACCCAGCAAGAAGCAGACGAAAAGGAGGCGTTCGACATAA
- the cu gene encoding nocturnin isoform X2, translated as MLTGAYTRLVLRTLVLQMRPRPLNRMGSFTSAPKILNQDLQDSEVHFPERLSRDQLLERCRREQRHLPVKRAFRPCASGAASRGLQDGVRLLRWNVVSKRCGEAAASPHHIRVLQWNVLSQALGEMNDNFACCPDEALQWSARRYQIVEEIIEYCPDIICLQEVDHFKFLSGALATQGYTGMFFPKPDSPCLYIQGNNGPDGCAIFYRTDKFDLLNSESRVLEVWSVQSNQVALLVNLRIKETGREVCVATTHLKARNGALLSTLREEQGKDLLRFVEERRQDRPLVLCGDFNAEPIEPVYKSIMTHSSGLGSAYANAHGGQEPPYTTWKVRESEGEVCHTIDYVFFSQREFAVDAVLDFPTGEEIGLGRIPSFIYPSDHFSLVCDLSFREQRGMSL; from the exons ATGTTGACGGGGGCGTACACGCGACTGGTGCTCAGGACGCTGGTGCTCCAGATGCGGCCGCGACCCCTCAACAG GATGGGCAGCTTCACGTCGGCGCCCAAGATCCTGAACCAGGACCTGCAGGACAGCGAGGTGCACTTCCCGGAGCGGCTGTCGCGCGACCAGTTGCTCGAGAGGTGCCGTCGCGAGCAGCGCCACTTGCCCGTCAAGCGAGCCTTCCGGCCGTGCGCCTCGGGGGCGGCCAGCCGCGGCCTCCAGGACGGCGTGCGCCTGCTCCGCTGGAACGTGGTCAGCAAGCGGTGCGGAGAGGCCGCCGCCAGCCCGCACCACATCAGGGTGCTCCAGTGGAACGTACTCTCGCAGG CTTTGGGAGAAATGAACGACAACTTCGCCTGCTGCCCCGACGAGGCCCTGCAGTGGTCCGCTAGGCGCTACCAAATTGTCGAGGAAATCATCGAGTATTGCCCTGACATCATTTGCCTGCAG GAAGTGGACCATTTCAAATTCCTGAGCGGCGCCCTCGCCACTCAGGGCTACACGGGCATGTTCTTCCCAAAGCCGGACTCGCCTTGCCTCTACATCCAGGGCAACAACGGCCCTGACGGCTGCGCCATCTTCTACAGAACGGACAAATTCGACTTACTGAACAGCGAGAGCCGCGTTTTGGAAGTCTGGAGTGTCCAAAGCAATCAG GTGGCGCTTTTGGTCAATCTTCGCATAAAAGAGACCGGGCGCGAAGTATGCGTGGCAACGACGCACCTGAAGGCGCGCAACGGCGCCCTGCTGTCCACCCTGAGGGAGGAGCAGGGCAAGGACCTGCTGCGCTTTGTCGAGGAGCGGCGGCAGGATAGGCCGTTGGTGCTGTGCGGGGACTTCAATGCCGAGCCCATCGAACCCGTCTACAAAAGCATCATGACGCATTCTTCTGGACTGGGCAGTGCCTACGCGAATGCACACGGCGGACAGGAACCTCCGTACACTACTTGGAAG gtaCGTGAGAGTGAAGGTGAGGTGTGCCACACGATAGACTATGTCTTCTTTTCGCAAAGAGAATTTGCCGTTGACGCAGTTCTCGACTTCCCGACGGGTGAGGAGATTGGTCTCGGAAGGATACCATCATTTATCTACCCTTCAGACCACTTCTCGTTAGTGTGTGACCTCAGTTTCAGGGAGCAACGGGGAATGAGCTTGTAG